A genomic segment from Pectinophora gossypiella chromosome 3, ilPecGoss1.1, whole genome shotgun sequence encodes:
- the LOC126380974 gene encoding uncharacterized protein LOC126380974 has protein sequence MEESMNEIEVNQTLQSPPRRRRSTFFEKRESIVPQTLSEHAEPNVCKQTTETADERIENLSRYYEKLLAEKEQWKKEVNSRRNKYHDLRQQYQMALKTPGRSRMSYSALSAEDIEFLKGKANIPKLVESQLKLHKCVKELRALYKRANELDSVIIKHCEEKVDKITEYIFENSTIEPKD, from the exons atggaaGAATCTATGAATGAAATCGAGGTTAACCAGACCCTCCAATCGCCACCGCGTCGAAGACGCTCAACATTCTTCGAAAAGAGAGAATCGATTG TACCCCAAACATTGTCGGAACATGCTGAACCAAATGTGTGTAAACAAACTACAGAAACTGCCGACGAACGTATCGAGAATCTCTCAAG ATATTATGAAAAATTGCTTGCAGAGAAAGAACAATGGAAAAAAGAAGTCAACAGCCGGAGAAACAAGTATCATGATCTAAGACA aCAATATCAGATGGCTCTCAAGACACCAGGCAGATCAAGGATGTCCTACTCAGCACTTTCAGCTGAAGATATAGAGTTTCTAAAAGGCAAGGCAAATATACCAAAACTGGTTGAAAGTCAGTTGAAGCTCCACAAATGTGTGAAAGAGTTAAGAGCACTGTATAAAAGGGCAAATGAGCTTGATAGTGTGATTATCAAACATTGTGAAGAGAAGGTTGATAAAATTACAGAATACATTTTTGAGAACAGTACAATTGAACCTAAAGATTGA